From a single Paenibacillus sp. FSL W8-0426 genomic region:
- the gatA gene encoding Asp-tRNA(Asn)/Glu-tRNA(Gln) amidotransferase subunit GatA: MSLFQQSLPEIHNKLNAKELSVSDLVEQAYQNIGAHDEKVKAYLTLDEERARSRARQLDDQLVSGGERGLLFGLPVGIKDNIVTNGLRTTCASQFLRNFDPVYDATVVEKLRAADTVTLGKLNMDEFAMGGSNENSSFAPVRNPWALDRVPGGSSGGSAAAVAAGEAYFTLGSDTGGSIRQPASYCGVVGLKPTYGLVSRFGLVAFASSLDQIGPITKNVEDSAYVLQAIAGYDPKDSTSANVDIPDYLSSLTGDVKGLRIAVPKEYIGEGVSPDVKERVLEALKVLEGLGATWEEVSLPHTEYAVATYYLLASSEASSNLARFDGVRYGVRADNPDNLLDLYHQSRSQGFGPEVKRRIMLGTYALSSGYYDAYYLKAQKVRTLIKQDFDNVFEKYDVVIGPTAPTPAFKLGTQVDDPLTMYLNDILTIPVSLAGVPAVSIPCGFSEGLPVGLQIIGKAFDETTVLRVAHAFEQHTEYHKQRPQL; this comes from the coding sequence GTGAGTTTATTTCAACAATCGTTGCCTGAAATACATAACAAGCTGAACGCGAAAGAGTTGTCTGTCAGCGATCTGGTAGAACAGGCTTATCAAAACATCGGTGCCCATGACGAAAAGGTCAAGGCATACCTGACGCTGGACGAAGAGCGCGCTCGCTCCCGTGCACGCCAGCTGGACGATCAACTCGTCAGCGGCGGGGAAAGAGGTCTGCTGTTTGGCTTGCCTGTGGGCATCAAGGACAACATCGTTACGAACGGATTGCGCACGACGTGTGCCAGCCAATTCCTGCGCAATTTCGACCCGGTATATGACGCGACCGTTGTCGAAAAATTGAGAGCGGCCGACACCGTAACGCTCGGAAAATTGAACATGGACGAATTCGCCATGGGAGGTTCCAACGAAAACTCCAGCTTCGCTCCTGTGCGCAATCCGTGGGCGCTGGATCGCGTGCCCGGCGGTTCCAGCGGCGGATCGGCTGCTGCCGTGGCTGCGGGAGAAGCCTACTTTACGCTGGGGTCGGACACCGGCGGCTCCATCCGTCAGCCTGCATCGTATTGCGGCGTGGTCGGATTGAAGCCTACCTATGGGCTGGTATCCCGTTTCGGGCTGGTGGCGTTTGCTTCATCGCTGGACCAGATCGGACCGATCACCAAAAACGTCGAGGATTCCGCTTATGTGCTCCAAGCGATTGCGGGGTATGACCCGAAAGATTCAACCTCCGCGAACGTGGACATTCCCGACTATTTGAGCTCCTTGACCGGCGACGTTAAAGGTTTGCGCATCGCGGTGCCGAAAGAATACATCGGCGAAGGCGTAAGCCCTGACGTCAAGGAACGCGTGCTTGAGGCGTTGAAGGTGCTGGAAGGGCTCGGCGCAACTTGGGAAGAGGTATCGCTGCCTCATACCGAATATGCGGTAGCCACGTATTATTTGCTGGCTTCCTCCGAGGCTTCCTCCAACCTGGCGCGGTTCGACGGCGTTCGCTATGGCGTTCGCGCCGACAATCCGGACAACCTGCTGGACCTGTACCACCAATCCCGCAGCCAAGGCTTCGGTCCGGAAGTGAAGCGCCGGATTATGTTGGGCACGTATGCGCTCAGCTCCGGCTATTACGATGCGTATTATTTGAAGGCGCAAAAGGTGCGTACCCTGATCAAACAGGATTTCGACAACGTGTTTGAAAAATACGACGTCGTGATCGGACCTACGGCTCCTACGCCGGCGTTCAAACTGGGTACCCAGGTGGACGACCCGTTGACCATGTACCTCAACGACATTTTGACCATTCCTGTCAGCCTGGCTGGCGTGCCTGCCGTCAGCATCCCATGCGGCTTCTCCGAGGGGCTGCCTGTCGGATTGCAGATCATCGGCAAAGCGTTTGACGAAACGACCGTTTTGCGCGTTGCACATGCGTTTGAACAACATACGGAATATCACAAACAGCGTCCGCAGCTGTAG
- the gatC gene encoding Asp-tRNA(Asn)/Glu-tRNA(Gln) amidotransferase subunit GatC: MSISNNDVQHVARLARLNLTAEEEQLLTGQLNAILKYAEKLNELDTDNIEPTTHVLHVSNVMREDEVQGSLPIEKVMHNAPEEEDGQFKVPAVME; the protein is encoded by the coding sequence ATGAGTATCTCGAATAACGACGTTCAGCATGTGGCCAGATTGGCCCGGCTTAACTTGACGGCAGAAGAAGAACAGCTGCTGACAGGACAGCTGAATGCCATCTTGAAATATGCGGAGAAGCTGAATGAGTTGGATACGGACAACATTGAACCAACAACCCACGTTCTGCATGTCAGCAATGTGATGCGCGAAGATGAGGTGCAGGGTAGCTTGCCGATCGAGAAGGTTATGCACAACGCACCTGAGGAAGAAGACGGGCAATTCAAAGTGCCTGCCGTGATGGAATAG
- a CDS encoding ATPase, with translation MLRLGEKVIIVADTFEQNLPVGEYGFIIAYDRNPDNAFDYVLRVPQVNRNFFVPSGDVDLEEVLLKQEAEKVEREALIDYALATHNEKLFRYLMNGDVQAVEEEEETAKETMSQADFIKQVNLRAWI, from the coding sequence ATGCTGCGATTGGGAGAAAAGGTAATCATTGTCGCGGATACGTTTGAGCAAAATCTTCCTGTGGGGGAATATGGATTCATCATCGCTTATGACCGGAACCCGGACAATGCGTTTGACTACGTGCTTCGCGTGCCTCAGGTGAACCGGAACTTTTTCGTTCCTTCCGGCGACGTAGATCTGGAAGAAGTTCTGCTGAAACAGGAAGCGGAGAAGGTTGAGCGTGAAGCGTTGATCGATTACGCCCTTGCGACACACAACGAGAAGCTGTTCCGTTATTTGATGAACGGAGACGTTCAAGCTGTGGAAGAGGAAGAAGAAACCGCGAAGGAAACGATGTCACAGGCGGATTTTATAAAGCAGGTTAACCTGCGTGCATGGATTTAA
- a CDS encoding sigmaY antisigma factor component — translation MNDLHYSLNEVPPIWLGLIGLVLLLQGTWMFTDARKRGRFPWLWGLWGITGVPTPLVVYWFVVVRKEKTRKR, via the coding sequence ATGAATGATCTGCATTATTCATTGAACGAAGTGCCGCCAATATGGCTTGGCCTGATTGGTTTGGTTTTGCTGCTTCAGGGCACGTGGATGTTCACCGATGCAAGGAAACGGGGACGTTTCCCGTGGCTGTGGGGATTGTGGGGGATTACGGGGGTTCCGACCCCGCTTGTTGTTTACTGGTTTGTGGTTGTCCGGAAAGAGAAAACACGTAAAAGATGA
- a CDS encoding YxlC family protein, protein MSSGSSEKEELELVQQLQQQLKILDDAYEPTNIPSIASLAAQVKERRQMRKRANRLELIMFWILALLVLAAGVMLFQSAPIFYLGIQAVGTGLAIGIVIIWAVRRQRKEMRHE, encoded by the coding sequence ATGAGCAGTGGATCGAGTGAAAAGGAAGAGCTCGAACTGGTGCAGCAGCTGCAGCAGCAGTTGAAAATATTGGATGATGCATATGAGCCTACGAATATTCCCTCAATCGCCTCGTTGGCAGCTCAGGTCAAGGAACGGCGACAAATGAGAAAACGGGCAAACCGGCTGGAGTTGATCATGTTCTGGATCTTGGCATTGCTTGTACTTGCTGCCGGGGTCATGTTGTTCCAATCCGCACCGATTTTCTATCTGGGCATTCAGGCTGTCGGAACGGGTTTGGCTATCGGGATCGTCATCATCTGGGCTGTGCGCCGACAACGGAAGGAGATGCGTCATGAATGA
- the sigY gene encoding RNA polymerase sigma factor SigY: MKTAELEEALRAAKGDDAALASLLQRHYAFVYKYIIKVTMDPHAAEEVVQDTMIRCMENIHRYDGTSAFSSWMITIATRIYIDKARRREREKNWLKLAKDQVARQLRWQFESRNETWTDVMEAMTRLSPEHRIAVLLKHYYGYGYDEIGDMLGIPSGTAKSRTAYGLRQLRKEMEGS, translated from the coding sequence ATGAAAACAGCGGAACTGGAGGAAGCGCTCCGAGCCGCAAAAGGCGATGACGCTGCCCTTGCGTCACTATTGCAGCGCCACTATGCTTTTGTGTACAAATATATCATCAAAGTGACGATGGATCCGCATGCGGCAGAAGAAGTGGTTCAGGATACGATGATTCGTTGCATGGAAAACATTCATCGTTATGATGGTACGTCAGCCTTTTCATCCTGGATGATTACGATTGCCACCCGGATTTATATCGACAAGGCGAGGCGCAGGGAAAGGGAGAAGAACTGGCTGAAATTGGCCAAAGACCAGGTTGCGAGACAATTGCGATGGCAGTTCGAGAGTCGTAACGAGACGTGGACGGATGTCATGGAAGCGATGACCCGGTTATCGCCGGAGCATCGGATCGCCGTGCTGTTGAAGCACTATTATGGGTACGGATACGATGAAATCGGGGATATGCTGGGTATTCCGTCTGGGACGGCCAAGTCGCGTACAGCTTACGGACTTCGTCAATTGAGGAAGGAGATGGAGGGATCATGA
- a CDS encoding MBL fold metallo-hydrolase, translating to MLNIRTFNLGPLQTNAYLLQGEDPQKAVIIDPGMNPAPLVKAIKDLEIEAILLTHAHFDHIGGVEEIRQAKGCPVYLHDLESEWLTTPKLNGSLNWPQVTPPISAEPAEYALAEGQQLKLIGHTFRVYHTPGHSPGSVSLLCGNDLFAGDALFRMGVGRTDLTGGRERDLIDSIQNKLYTLPDEVVVFPGHGPKTTIGYEKQHNPYVSAR from the coding sequence ATGTTAAACATCCGAACATTTAACCTTGGTCCGCTCCAGACCAATGCCTATTTGTTGCAGGGAGAAGATCCGCAGAAGGCGGTCATCATTGATCCCGGCATGAATCCTGCTCCCTTGGTCAAAGCGATCAAGGATCTTGAAATTGAAGCTATTTTGCTGACGCATGCACATTTCGACCATATCGGCGGCGTGGAAGAGATTCGCCAAGCGAAGGGCTGCCCGGTTTATTTGCACGACTTGGAGAGCGAGTGGCTGACGACTCCGAAATTAAACGGGTCACTGAATTGGCCGCAGGTCACGCCGCCCATTTCTGCAGAGCCTGCTGAATACGCACTGGCTGAAGGCCAGCAATTGAAACTGATTGGCCATACGTTCCGGGTGTATCACACGCCTGGCCATTCGCCCGGCAGTGTCAGCCTGTTGTGCGGTAATGACCTGTTTGCCGGAGACGCGCTCTTCCGAATGGGCGTTGGCAGAACCGACCTGACCGGCGGGCGTGAGAGGGACCTGATCGATTCCATCCAGAACAAGCTGTACACCCTTCCCGATGAGGTTGTCGTATTTCCCGGCCATGGTCCCAAAACGACGATCGGATACGAGAAACAGCATAATCCTTACGTGTCCGCAAGATGA
- a CDS encoding thioredoxin family protein gives MAKPNLSHKFGKGLSPQEFIDAMTKNQSEFQANYDHFAWPSEEDREFFESLNHRDDLRVLILAADWCGDVVRNIPVVFRALEISGVPTEVLIMENHPEVMDEFLTMGGRSVPVVIFADTGGHVLGQWGPRPQHVQEVMVEFKRNNPDREAADYQEKMAVARQEMVKRYGEGSESHPAILRELRELISGF, from the coding sequence ATGGCAAAACCTAACCTGTCTCACAAGTTTGGCAAAGGCCTGTCACCTCAGGAGTTCATTGACGCAATGACCAAGAATCAAAGCGAATTCCAGGCGAATTACGACCATTTTGCATGGCCGAGCGAGGAGGACCGCGAGTTTTTTGAAAGTCTCAACCATCGGGACGATCTTCGTGTATTGATTTTGGCCGCTGATTGGTGCGGTGACGTCGTTCGGAACATTCCGGTCGTTTTCAGGGCGCTCGAAATTTCCGGCGTGCCGACCGAGGTGCTGATTATGGAAAACCATCCGGAAGTGATGGACGAATTTCTGACGATGGGCGGCCGATCCGTGCCTGTGGTCATTTTTGCCGATACTGGTGGACATGTGCTCGGACAGTGGGGGCCCCGTCCGCAGCATGTTCAAGAAGTGATGGTGGAGTTCAAACGCAACAATCCGGATCGCGAAGCGGCGGATTACCAGGAGAAGATGGCCGTGGCCCGTCAGGAAATGGTCAAACGTTACGGGGAAGGATCGGAGTCGCACCCAGCCATTTTGCGTGAGCTGCGTGAACTGATTTCGGGTTTCTGA
- a CDS encoding DedA family protein — translation MDVIHNIVGQLFDWIQGLGYFGIMLGLMLEVIPSEIVLAYGGFLVSQGQINFLGAVIFGTVGGVVAQLFIYWIGRYGGRPVLERYGKYILIQKKHIDHSEEWFRKYGTGVIFTARFVPVVRHAISIPAGISKMPVGKFILLTTLAVIPWSVLFIYLGMVLGDKWKDIDETAAPYVTPILLVALGLMIVYFLIKWMNTRKKKGSV, via the coding sequence ATGGACGTAATTCATAACATTGTCGGTCAATTATTCGACTGGATTCAAGGTCTTGGATATTTCGGAATCATGCTGGGGCTGATGCTGGAAGTCATCCCGAGCGAAATCGTTCTGGCCTACGGGGGATTCCTCGTGTCGCAGGGGCAAATCAATTTCCTGGGAGCCGTCATTTTTGGCACGGTTGGCGGCGTGGTGGCACAGCTGTTTATCTACTGGATCGGTCGTTATGGCGGTAGACCTGTACTTGAACGCTATGGCAAATACATACTGATTCAGAAAAAACACATCGACCATTCCGAGGAATGGTTCCGCAAGTACGGTACGGGCGTGATCTTTACGGCAAGGTTTGTGCCTGTCGTACGACATGCGATCTCCATTCCGGCAGGCATATCGAAAATGCCGGTCGGCAAATTTATCCTGCTCACCACGCTGGCTGTTATACCTTGGTCCGTACTGTTTATATATTTGGGAATGGTCCTTGGCGACAAATGGAAGGATATCGATGAAACGGCAGCGCCTTATGTGACTCCAATTCTGCTCGTTGCCCTGGGTCTTATGATTGTTTATTTCCTGATCAAATGGATGAATACACGCAAAAAGAAAGGAAGTGTCTAA
- a CDS encoding dehydrogenase, with translation MQARTKPGHPPVKHRTPGKQLPSARGIRRACSKELYRTAKRLKTYISPDLMQQAEELYYKKVIENLLWIGENKDNRKLLCEWWNENVCPEIAALWETEEAPLQEAFRQAFGGYRL, from the coding sequence ATGCAAGCCAGAACGAAACCCGGACATCCGCCTGTCAAACATCGTACACCCGGCAAGCAGCTGCCTTCCGCAAGAGGAATCCGCAGAGCATGCAGCAAAGAGCTGTACCGGACCGCCAAACGGTTGAAAACATATATCTCTCCCGATCTGATGCAGCAGGCCGAAGAACTCTACTACAAAAAGGTCATCGAGAATTTGCTGTGGATCGGAGAAAACAAGGATAACCGCAAATTGTTATGCGAGTGGTGGAATGAAAACGTCTGCCCGGAGATCGCCGCCCTATGGGAAACGGAGGAGGCGCCGCTGCAGGAAGCCTTTCGCCAGGCATTCGGAGGATATCGCCTATAA
- a CDS encoding O-antigen ligase family protein yields the protein MDAATSYRHKAGDPVSGLPPFWFWSRRWMRAEKEVTGMQPGAGERRRLFMGRDREVLQHFNLWLLGGMTCAILVAACLKHGLFFSADVNELLIVILAGTIICMAATSVNEGMIKMRRCGQRTGRKLKWTAFAQQCMAWMHSAELRTSLWPLALAMLFGLHAWLGPGSRQGSMEELFRWSLLAAFALLAAMLARQPHGARWFACGWQLAGGVLVLSGLLAVCGMLPLPGGVMRTADPELSFAGARLGGLLQYPNAYGAVVGMYALERLAAAAAVLARPVRAGRLLAAALPLMPALLALLLSESRGAWLATGCAAVAAWGLQRRGARLPLLLAAAAPFACAAWLYRQLAAAQLAPAPLPGLLALAGAWAAALLGTLLLHRLRHSGAWARAAALAAMALACASAAALAAGSVAGRFAAGAGTGLSRLEMWRDALKHWAAAPWAGHGGETWRDGYRAIQTSPYVGGEVHSGPLDLALDTGLIGLLLVFGWICLTLRSVRGSAARWVPPFMVFILHGAMDFDWSYALPWMLFIWLGAWASAAERKSAAPDMRNGQSRSVSRRPGTGQPLLPAVASLLALLLWLGGMGMLVGRHISAGQQYRQAWSSLDQDDAGMRREALLAALRLTPFMPDLALELARSVPVRQAEDILQYSLSHASGDWRLLYELGRCAAVSGEGERAASFFARAIANNRYDPVLRTSALRWMDQAAKQERALGLEARSRRTAAMGVRMYEHYLWQVEKVKEKGGRNDRSFAVTPVARMYGEQLRQLTANQYSTWKMADKR from the coding sequence ATGGACGCAGCAACATCTTATCGACATAAGGCGGGAGACCCTGTATCAGGGCTTCCGCCTTTTTGGTTTTGGAGCAGGCGTTGGATGAGGGCAGAAAAGGAGGTGACGGGGATGCAGCCGGGGGCTGGTGAGAGAAGAAGGCTCTTTATGGGACGGGATCGGGAAGTGCTGCAGCATTTTAACCTATGGTTGCTGGGAGGGATGACCTGCGCAATATTGGTGGCTGCCTGCCTGAAGCATGGATTGTTTTTTTCGGCAGATGTGAATGAGCTGTTGATCGTTATACTTGCCGGCACGATCATTTGCATGGCTGCCACTTCGGTGAACGAAGGCATGATAAAAATGCGACGCTGCGGACAGCGGACTGGACGCAAGCTGAAATGGACTGCATTTGCTCAGCAGTGCATGGCGTGGATGCATTCTGCGGAACTGCGCACTTCTCTCTGGCCGCTGGCGTTGGCGATGCTGTTCGGGCTGCATGCATGGTTAGGCCCCGGAAGCAGGCAGGGCAGCATGGAAGAGCTGTTCCGTTGGAGCCTGCTGGCCGCCTTTGCGCTGCTGGCCGCCATGTTGGCCAGACAGCCGCACGGCGCGCGCTGGTTTGCCTGCGGCTGGCAGCTGGCAGGCGGCGTGCTTGTGCTAAGCGGCCTGTTGGCCGTGTGCGGCATGCTGCCGCTGCCCGGCGGGGTCATGCGCACCGCTGACCCCGAACTAAGCTTCGCCGGTGCCCGGCTCGGCGGACTGCTGCAGTACCCGAACGCGTACGGTGCCGTCGTCGGCATGTACGCGCTTGAGCGGCTGGCTGCCGCCGCTGCGGTGCTCGCCCGGCCTGTCCGGGCCGGGCGGCTTCTCGCGGCAGCGCTGCCGCTAATGCCCGCGCTGCTCGCGCTCCTGCTGAGCGAGTCGCGCGGCGCCTGGCTGGCGACCGGTTGCGCCGCGGTCGCCGCCTGGGGGCTGCAGCGGCGCGGTGCCCGCCTGCCGCTGCTGCTGGCCGCGGCCGCGCCCTTCGCGTGCGCGGCCTGGCTGTACCGCCAGCTGGCTGCCGCGCAGCTGGCGCCGGCGCCTTTGCCCGGCCTGCTCGCGCTGGCCGGGGCGTGGGCGGCAGCGCTGCTGGGCACGCTGCTGCTGCACCGCCTGCGGCATAGCGGCGCATGGGCGCGCGCTGCCGCATTGGCGGCCATGGCGCTGGCGTGCGCATCCGCCGCAGCGCTGGCCGCAGGCTCCGTCGCCGGACGATTCGCCGCCGGCGCGGGCACGGGCTTGTCCCGCCTGGAAATGTGGCGGGATGCCCTGAAACACTGGGCCGCGGCCCCTTGGGCCGGCCACGGCGGAGAGACGTGGCGCGACGGATATCGCGCCATCCAGACCTCGCCGTACGTGGGCGGCGAGGTGCATAGCGGTCCCCTGGATCTTGCCCTCGACACGGGCTTGATCGGACTGCTGCTCGTGTTCGGCTGGATATGCCTTACCCTGCGCAGCGTTCGGGGCAGCGCGGCCCGTTGGGTGCCGCCCTTTATGGTCTTTATCCTGCATGGAGCCATGGACTTCGACTGGAGTTATGCGCTGCCCTGGATGCTGTTTATTTGGCTTGGGGCTTGGGCGAGTGCAGCTGAACGCAAGAGCGCAGCGCCAGATATGAGAAACGGGCAGTCTCGGAGCGTTAGCAGAAGACCAGGCACAGGCCAGCCGTTGTTGCCGGCGGTCGCGTCCTTGCTCGCCTTGCTGCTGTGGCTTGGCGGTATGGGTATGCTTGTCGGTCGGCATATCTCGGCCGGGCAGCAGTATCGTCAAGCATGGTCTTCACTGGACCAAGACGATGCGGGGATGCGCCGGGAGGCGCTGCTCGCGGCATTGCGCCTTACCCCGTTCATGCCGGATCTTGCCCTGGAGCTGGCCAGAAGCGTTCCAGTCCGCCAGGCAGAAGATATACTGCAATACAGCCTGTCCCATGCTTCGGGCGACTGGCGGCTGCTTTACGAGTTGGGGAGATGCGCCGCTGTTTCCGGGGAGGGGGAAAGGGCAGCTTCGTTTTTCGCCCGGGCCATTGCAAACAACCGGTACGATCCCGTGCTTCGGACATCCGCTTTGCGTTGGATGGATCAGGCCGCAAAGCAGGAACGCGCACTGGGTCTGGAGGCTCGTTCAAGACGCACTGCGGCCATGGGCGTGCGAATGTACGAGCATTATCTATGGCAGGTCGAGAAGGTGAAGGAAAAAGGAGGACGAAACGATCGCTCGTTCGCAGTGACACCAGTCGCGCGGATGTATGGAGAGCAGCTGCGGCAGCTGACAGCGAATCAATATTCGACTTGGAAAATGGCAGACAAGCGCTAG
- a CDS encoding SAM-dependent methyltransferase, translated as MYPVDSLRNLIHDIFEQNSLITATWSQLRRRDNVSFTKVQVKPVSIKNQLHYQFAFHHSNKVLHENLTPDEAEERMIQLCEETFRQGMLCTVEADYQILISKKYKVSILTKSPSKTAANLSHNRKKQYVLEEGIPVSFLVELGIMNEEGRVLARKYDKFRQINRFLEMVQDVIQHLPEGRPLTIVDFGCGKSYLTFALYHYLSIQQRRSLRIIGLDLKADVIEHCNDLAKRLHYGDLKFLVGDIADYDELQEVDMVVTLHACDTATDAALEKAVRWGASVILSVPCCQHELFNQIEAPVMEPLLSHGILKERFSALATDAIRAKLLDLLGYKTQLLEFIDMEHTPKNILIRAVRGQAGQTEALWSEYTAFRDFIHADPYLERACADLLPGDGGNKPEKITEDAESGKRKPEAGSCDHC; from the coding sequence ATGTACCCCGTGGATTCGTTGCGAAATCTAATACATGACATCTTTGAGCAGAATTCGCTGATCACGGCGACCTGGAGCCAGCTGCGCAGACGAGACAACGTGTCGTTTACCAAAGTGCAGGTCAAGCCGGTGTCGATTAAAAATCAGCTGCATTATCAATTCGCATTTCATCATAGCAATAAAGTGCTGCATGAAAATTTGACGCCGGACGAGGCGGAGGAACGCATGATTCAACTGTGCGAGGAGACGTTCCGCCAAGGGATGCTCTGCACGGTGGAGGCGGACTATCAGATTTTGATCAGCAAAAAATATAAGGTATCCATTTTGACCAAATCCCCGTCCAAAACGGCGGCGAACCTGTCGCATAACCGAAAGAAACAGTATGTGCTGGAGGAAGGCATTCCCGTTTCGTTCCTGGTGGAGCTTGGCATCATGAACGAAGAAGGGCGCGTGCTGGCCCGCAAGTACGACAAGTTCCGGCAGATCAACCGTTTTCTCGAAATGGTGCAGGACGTGATCCAGCATCTGCCGGAAGGACGGCCGCTGACGATCGTCGATTTCGGCTGCGGCAAGTCGTACCTGACCTTTGCGCTGTACCATTATCTGTCGATTCAGCAGCGCAGGTCGCTGCGCATCATCGGCCTCGACTTGAAAGCGGACGTGATCGAGCATTGCAATGATTTGGCCAAACGTCTGCATTACGGCGATTTGAAGTTTCTGGTGGGCGATATTGCCGACTATGACGAACTGCAGGAAGTCGATATGGTCGTCACGCTCCATGCCTGCGACACGGCTACGGATGCTGCGCTCGAAAAGGCGGTTCGCTGGGGCGCTTCAGTCATTCTGTCGGTGCCTTGCTGCCAGCATGAATTGTTTAACCAGATCGAAGCTCCCGTTATGGAGCCGCTGCTGTCGCATGGCATCCTGAAGGAACGTTTCTCGGCGCTGGCGACTGATGCCATTCGGGCCAAACTGCTCGACCTGCTTGGGTACAAAACGCAGCTGCTCGAATTCATCGATATGGAACATACGCCGAAAAACATCCTGATTCGCGCCGTCCGCGGACAAGCCGGCCAGACGGAGGCATTGTGGAGCGAGTATACGGCATTCCGCGATTTCATTCATGCAGACCCGTATTTGGAGCGTGCCTGCGCCGATTTGTTGCCCGGTGACGGTGGGAATAAACCGGAAAAGATTACGGAAGACGCGGAATCCGGCAAGCGCAAACCCGAGGCGGGAAGCTGCGACCACTGTTAG
- a CDS encoding DUF6483 family protein: protein MFRKDYLLRMMEEMTEAIGKAFTLRQQRKHTEALTELDELLRRQFGMNSSLLNSLPVDDVIEMFRFRGVIEVDNLQQAARLIEEEAHIFGEKAKVEGIDDQERRDAEDEKWIRFMKVLHFYLYALNHGADKKLLDAPERVEAILEQTKEYALPPKTEKQLALYREHQGKFDLAENSWYRILRSQEQLPQDYRGDVIAFYERLIQLEDEQLANGGLPRDEVEEGLAELHK from the coding sequence ATGTTCAGGAAAGACTATCTGCTCCGTATGATGGAGGAAATGACCGAGGCAATCGGCAAAGCATTTACGCTTAGACAACAGCGCAAACATACGGAGGCATTGACCGAACTGGATGAATTGCTGCGGAGGCAGTTTGGCATGAACTCTTCGCTGCTGAATTCCCTTCCGGTGGATGACGTGATCGAAATGTTCCGCTTTCGCGGTGTCATAGAAGTCGATAATTTGCAACAAGCGGCACGGCTGATCGAAGAAGAAGCCCATATTTTCGGGGAAAAGGCCAAAGTGGAGGGCATCGATGATCAGGAGCGGCGGGATGCGGAGGATGAAAAATGGATCCGTTTCATGAAAGTTCTCCATTTTTATCTGTATGCCTTGAATCATGGTGCGGACAAGAAGCTGCTGGACGCACCTGAACGGGTTGAGGCCATTCTGGAGCAAACGAAGGAATATGCACTTCCGCCAAAGACGGAAAAACAGCTGGCATTATATCGGGAACATCAGGGAAAGTTTGATCTGGCCGAGAACAGCTGGTATCGCATTCTTCGTTCCCAGGAACAACTGCCGCAGGATTATCGCGGCGACGTGATCGCATTTTATGAGCGCTTGATTCAGCTTGAGGATGAACAATTGGCGAACGGAGGTTTGCCGCGGGACGAAGTGGAAGAGGGACTCGCCGAGCTGCACAAGTAA
- a CDS encoding alpha/beta hydrolase — protein MEQVICHGTKISYADQGEGEALILLHGFCGSSSYWEEVVPELARQYRCIVPDLRGHGATDAPEGPYTIEQMGNDVLGLMDELHIEKAVLLGHSMGGYVTLAIAEQHPERLQAFGLVHSTAYPDGEEAKEKRLRAVSTIRNDGIVSFVDGLVPGLFAPEHVKSFAEKVQRVKEIGYRTPPQGAAGAAMAMRERPDRRDVLSAASLPVLLVAGEKDAVVPPERMFTSDKPNIVQHVIAEAGHMSMYEAPESLIQVIKQFMSGLSR, from the coding sequence TTGGAACAAGTGATATGTCATGGGACAAAGATAAGTTATGCCGATCAGGGAGAAGGCGAGGCTCTTATTTTGCTGCACGGCTTCTGCGGCAGCTCATCCTATTGGGAAGAAGTGGTGCCCGAGCTGGCACGCCAATATCGTTGTATTGTACCCGATCTTCGTGGACATGGCGCAACCGATGCTCCCGAAGGGCCCTATACGATTGAACAAATGGGTAACGATGTACTTGGCCTGATGGACGAGCTGCATATTGAGAAAGCGGTCCTGCTGGGCCATTCCATGGGCGGTTATGTCACCTTGGCCATTGCCGAGCAGCATCCGGAGAGGCTGCAAGCCTTCGGGCTGGTTCATTCCACCGCATATCCGGACGGGGAAGAGGCCAAAGAGAAGCGGCTGCGCGCCGTCTCGACGATTCGGAACGACGGGATTGTAAGCTTCGTGGACGGGCTTGTTCCCGGTCTGTTTGCGCCAGAGCACGTCAAGTCGTTTGCGGAAAAAGTTCAGCGCGTTAAAGAAATCGGTTATCGAACCCCTCCCCAAGGCGCAGCCGGAGCCGCGATGGCGATGAGGGAGCGTCCGGACCGAAGGGATGTGCTGTCGGCTGCGTCGCTTCCGGTATTGCTGGTCGCCGGCGAGAAGGATGCCGTCGTTCCGCCCGAGCGGATGTTTACGAGCGATAAGCCGAATATCGTTCAGCACGTCATTGCCGAAGCCGGGCACATGAGCATGTACGAAGCCCCCGAATCATTGATTCAGGTCATTAAACAATTTATGTCAGGGCTTTCCCGATAA